In the Geovibrio ferrireducens genome, one interval contains:
- a CDS encoding DEAD/DEAH box helicase, whose product MEKLIKHLHKGQFAASLNYERVIPPRDAEFEELNIIESDIIRNAVRDMGIDKLYTHQAESYRHVRAGRDIIVTTPTASGKTLCYNLPVIEDIYHNRGVKALYLFPLKALGHDQQKSLENFISEIPLGGGIKTAVIDGDTDKKLRRKILKDQPNIIISNPDIMHYSMLAKREEWDGFLSGLKYLVVDELHTYRGVFGSHVYNLFARFQRLYPHVRIISCSATIGSPAEFASQLFGREFAHVSKSGAPSGRKHFLMFNPDIPAAALANYLLKVNIEAGVKTICFTKSRKQTETIFARAISGDPTYASALSSYRAGFLPEERREIEKKFSDGKLKAVISTSAFELGLDIGGVDSTILVGYPGSMMSLWQRAGRSGRGIKDSLIILIAGNDALDQYYVRKPELLFEGRFEELAVDRENTEINEGHIICAAYEKPVSRDEAYYKENAVQIEKLAAEGRLFEEAGGGRLFALGRYPYGDIDLRMAGDSYTLNCSKIMIATNSGRRVYTENFKGAVYLHRGSQFIVTDTDRQKREIELQPFNGNYFTVPLTEKQTSVLHERDRKTEGNMRACFSDLRVTERLIGYSKISARTGEKLQDVDLEEDPVMFETKGMYFLIPPAFRQEIEAQGLNYMGAIHAFEHAVIAMLPTVVLSSRDDVGGISYPYHPQLESSAVFVYDGYPGGVGIVKRAFGRIRELLETTLNQVKFCGCEDGCPACIYSPKCGSGNYPLDKQGAVYLIKRLLEEDLKDEEEKPVIKCENSGEVLVYDIETKYSADEVGGWNNSHKMGVSVAVVYSMNSGEFSAYREEKITELTERLASARMIVGFNNIGFDNKVLSGYGMPAFRGTFVFDMLADIRSLTGQRFSLEKLATATLNTGKSADGLMALQWFKEGRFDLIEEYCIKDVEVTRDLFLFGVNNGFIHAPVKDGSLIRIPVKWKEILASYL is encoded by the coding sequence ATGGAAAAACTCATAAAGCACCTGCATAAGGGACAGTTCGCCGCATCCCTTAACTATGAGAGGGTTATCCCGCCCAGAGATGCGGAATTCGAAGAACTGAACATAATAGAGTCGGACATTATACGAAACGCCGTCAGAGATATGGGTATAGATAAATTATACACCCATCAGGCTGAAAGCTACCGCCATGTGCGGGCAGGAAGGGACATTATAGTCACCACGCCTACCGCCAGCGGGAAGACCCTTTGCTATAATCTCCCTGTAATAGAAGATATTTATCATAACAGAGGCGTGAAGGCGCTTTATCTGTTCCCTCTTAAGGCTCTGGGGCATGACCAGCAGAAGAGTCTGGAAAATTTCATCAGTGAAATCCCCCTCGGCGGCGGAATAAAAACAGCGGTCATCGACGGGGACACAGATAAGAAACTCCGCCGTAAGATATTGAAAGATCAGCCGAATATAATAATCAGCAACCCCGACATAATGCATTACTCTATGCTGGCAAAACGTGAGGAGTGGGACGGCTTCCTGAGCGGGCTGAAATACCTTGTGGTGGACGAGCTCCACACATACAGAGGCGTTTTCGGAAGCCATGTCTACAATCTCTTTGCCCGTTTTCAGAGGCTTTACCCGCATGTGCGCATCATCTCCTGCTCGGCGACTATAGGGAGCCCGGCGGAGTTTGCTTCACAGCTTTTCGGGCGTGAGTTTGCCCATGTATCAAAAAGCGGAGCCCCGTCCGGCAGAAAGCATTTTCTGATGTTCAACCCGGATATTCCTGCGGCGGCACTTGCTAACTATCTTCTGAAAGTTAATATCGAGGCCGGAGTCAAGACAATCTGCTTCACCAAGTCCCGCAAGCAGACGGAAACAATATTCGCCAGAGCCATATCCGGCGACCCGACATATGCCTCTGCCCTCAGTTCATACAGGGCGGGTTTTCTGCCGGAGGAGAGACGGGAAATAGAGAAAAAGTTCTCTGACGGTAAACTGAAAGCCGTTATTTCCACATCCGCCTTTGAGCTTGGGCTTGACATAGGCGGGGTGGACTCCACGATTCTTGTCGGTTATCCGGGCTCAATGATGAGCCTCTGGCAGAGGGCAGGGCGCAGCGGAAGGGGCATTAAGGACAGCCTCATAATCCTCATAGCGGGGAATGACGCTTTGGATCAGTACTATGTGCGCAAGCCTGAGCTTCTGTTTGAGGGCAGGTTTGAGGAACTGGCAGTGGACAGGGAGAACACCGAGATAAATGAGGGGCACATCATCTGCGCCGCTTATGAAAAGCCCGTTTCAAGGGATGAGGCTTACTATAAAGAGAACGCAGTCCAGATAGAGAAACTGGCGGCGGAAGGCAGGCTGTTTGAGGAAGCGGGAGGCGGCAGACTGTTTGCTCTGGGCAGATACCCTTACGGTGATATTGATCTCCGCATGGCGGGGGACAGCTACACCCTGAACTGCTCCAAAATAATGATAGCCACCAACTCCGGCAGACGTGTTTACACCGAGAATTTCAAGGGAGCGGTCTACCTGCACAGAGGCAGCCAGTTCATAGTGACTGATACTGACAGGCAGAAACGGGAGATAGAACTCCAGCCGTTTAACGGCAACTATTTTACCGTACCCCTTACCGAAAAGCAGACATCTGTTCTGCATGAGCGGGACAGAAAAACGGAAGGGAACATGCGGGCGTGTTTCAGCGACCTGCGGGTTACGGAAAGGCTTATCGGTTACTCCAAAATCTCTGCCCGCACAGGGGAAAAACTTCAGGATGTTGACCTTGAGGAAGACCCGGTCATGTTTGAGACCAAGGGGATGTATTTCCTCATCCCTCCAGCTTTCAGGCAGGAGATCGAAGCTCAGGGGCTGAACTACATGGGCGCTATCCACGCCTTTGAGCATGCGGTTATAGCCATGCTTCCCACTGTGGTTCTGAGTTCGAGGGATGATGTGGGCGGCATATCGTACCCTTACCATCCGCAGCTTGAAAGCTCCGCCGTGTTTGTTTATGACGGCTATCCGGGCGGTGTTGGGATAGTGAAAAGAGCCTTCGGAAGAATACGGGAGCTTCTGGAAACCACGCTGAATCAGGTGAAATTCTGCGGGTGTGAGGACGGATGCCCCGCCTGTATATATTCGCCCAAATGCGGCAGCGGCAATTATCCGCTGGATAAACAGGGGGCGGTCTATCTGATAAAGCGCCTTCTGGAAGAGGATTTGAAGGATGAGGAGGAAAAGCCTGTGATAAAATGCGAAAACAGCGGCGAAGTGCTGGTTTATGACATAGAGACAAAATATTCGGCTGACGAGGTCGGCGGATGGAACAACAGCCATAAGATGGGCGTGTCCGTTGCTGTGGTTTATTCCATGAACAGCGGCGAGTTCAGCGCCTACAGGGAAGAAAAGATAACCGAGCTCACCGAAAGACTCGCCTCCGCACGGATGATTGTCGGCTTTAACAACATAGGCTTTGACAACAAGGTGCTCTCCGGTTACGGAATGCCCGCATTCAGGGGAACTTTCGTGTTTGATATGCTGGCGGACATCCGCAGCCTGACCGGGCAGCGCTTCTCACTGGAAAAGCTTGCCACCGCCACGCTGAATACAGGCAAATCCGCTGACGGGCTCATGGCGCTTCAATGGTTTAAGGAGGGGCGCTTTGACCTCATAGAGGAATACTGCATAAAGGATGTGGAGGTGACGAGGGATCTTTTCCTCTTCGGGGTAAACAACGGTTTTATCCACGCGCCTGTAAAAGACGGAAGCCTGATCCGCATCCCTGTGAAATGGAAGGAGATACTCGCATCCTACCTGTGA
- a CDS encoding homoserine dehydrogenase has protein sequence MEKKINVGIIGYGTVGKGTLETLKHNVKSTAVKTGLDINVRAVADLRINDYTNDTLLQTVPVRTTDAMEIINDPEIDIVVELIGGYETAKRFILAAVANGKHVVTANKALLAVYGAEIFKAAEAKGVTIGFEASVGGGIPIVNVLKEDLAANRILEITAIINGTANYILSKMEEEGKEFGDVLKEAQALGYAEADPTFDVEGHDSAHKIAILASIGFATLVPFEKVFVEGITSIKQVDIDFAKKLGCRIKLLAIAKRHDDDIEVRVHPTMIPVTDLMAQVNGVFNAISVKGNKVGDTFHYGRGAGGEATSSAVAGDIIGIARDIMSGAERRVPVLGFTKELTYYYPVRDIKEIQSSFYLRFLAVDEPGSLSRIASVLAKYGISIYQAIQSSKQSSGETVPLVFMTHLTEGSKVMHAVNEINNLSVVRDKTVVIRVEGLED, from the coding sequence ATGGAAAAGAAAATTAATGTGGGCATCATCGGTTACGGAACCGTGGGCAAAGGCACTCTGGAAACTTTAAAGCATAATGTTAAAAGCACAGCCGTTAAAACGGGGCTGGACATTAACGTTAGGGCTGTTGCCGATCTCCGCATTAACGATTACACGAACGATACGCTTCTTCAGACTGTTCCGGTACGAACGACGGACGCAATGGAAATTATCAATGACCCTGAGATAGATATAGTTGTCGAGCTCATCGGCGGTTATGAAACGGCAAAACGCTTCATTCTCGCTGCTGTGGCAAACGGCAAGCATGTTGTCACTGCTAATAAGGCTCTTCTTGCTGTTTACGGGGCTGAGATCTTCAAGGCGGCAGAGGCCAAAGGTGTTACCATCGGCTTCGAGGCCAGCGTGGGCGGCGGTATCCCCATAGTGAATGTGCTTAAGGAAGACCTTGCCGCAAACCGCATACTTGAGATAACAGCGATCATAAACGGCACTGCGAACTACATTCTCTCCAAAATGGAAGAGGAGGGCAAAGAGTTCGGCGATGTTCTGAAAGAGGCTCAGGCTCTCGGTTATGCTGAGGCAGACCCCACATTTGATGTGGAAGGGCACGACAGCGCGCATAAAATTGCGATTCTTGCCTCAATAGGCTTTGCCACGCTTGTTCCTTTTGAAAAGGTTTTTGTGGAAGGCATAACAAGCATTAAGCAGGTGGATATAGATTTCGCCAAAAAACTCGGATGCCGCATAAAGCTCCTTGCCATAGCGAAAAGACATGACGATGATATAGAAGTAAGGGTTCATCCCACAATGATCCCCGTGACCGACCTTATGGCGCAGGTTAACGGAGTTTTTAACGCAATCAGCGTTAAAGGGAATAAAGTGGGCGATACCTTCCACTACGGCAGAGGCGCAGGCGGTGAGGCCACCTCAAGTGCAGTTGCGGGGGACATAATCGGCATAGCGCGCGACATTATGTCCGGTGCGGAGCGCAGGGTTCCTGTTCTGGGGTTCACCAAAGAGCTCACTTACTACTATCCTGTAAGGGATATTAAAGAAATACAGTCCAGCTTTTATCTCCGTTTCCTTGCGGTGGATGAGCCCGGTTCACTGAGCAGAATAGCCAGTGTGCTCGCAAAATACGGCATAAGCATCTATCAGGCTATCCAGAGCAGTAAACAGAGCAGCGGTGAAACTGTTCCGCTTGTGTTCATGACTCATCTGACGGAAGGAAGCAAGGTTATGCACGCGGTCAATGAGATCAACAACCTCAGCGTTGTGCGTGACAAAACCGTGGTCATCAGGGTTGAAGGTCTGGAAGACTGA
- a CDS encoding cofactor-independent phosphoglycerate mutase translates to MKYLVLLCDGMSDHKIAELGDKTVMQYADTSNFDLMAKGGACGFIRTAHGGLYPGSDICNLSVMGYDPFKYYTGRSPLEAGAMGITLGEKDMAFRCNLVTLTPDHLVMDDFSAHHIPGDTAKSAVAALNELFKDDGAEFYPGVGYRNIMVIRDADFELKTTPPHDIMGQEIKKYLPAGKGSDKINAILTKASEVFEKNTYGRANAIWLWGEGGRPMLPLFKDMYGLKGSVIAAVDLIKGIGTFAGMNIINVPGATGFIDTNFEGKAEYAVKAFNECDYVFLHVEAPDEAGHMGSIEEKVRAVENINGRMLPILLDGLRSFGDYRILVTPDHPTPVKIRTHVNEPVPAIIYGSGVEADSNIEYNEFVKPAFFMEEGYKIAQYFLKSAVIKG, encoded by the coding sequence ATGAAATATCTTGTTCTGTTATGCGACGGAATGAGCGACCATAAAATCGCAGAACTCGGTGATAAAACCGTGATGCAGTACGCCGATACATCGAACTTTGACCTTATGGCAAAGGGCGGTGCATGCGGCTTCATACGCACTGCACACGGCGGGCTTTACCCCGGCAGCGATATATGCAACCTCTCCGTTATGGGGTATGACCCCTTTAAATATTACACAGGCAGAAGCCCCCTTGAGGCCGGAGCAATGGGAATCACCCTCGGTGAGAAGGATATGGCTTTCCGCTGCAACCTTGTCACCCTCACGCCCGATCACCTTGTTATGGATGATTTCAGCGCACACCATATTCCGGGCGATACCGCAAAGTCAGCCGTTGCCGCTCTTAATGAACTATTTAAGGATGACGGTGCGGAGTTTTACCCCGGTGTGGGCTACCGCAACATTATGGTTATCCGTGATGCGGACTTTGAACTCAAAACAACCCCTCCCCATGATATTATGGGGCAGGAAATAAAAAAATATCTTCCCGCAGGCAAAGGTTCTGATAAAATCAATGCTATACTCACTAAGGCATCGGAAGTATTTGAAAAGAATACATACGGCCGCGCCAACGCCATCTGGCTCTGGGGTGAGGGCGGCAGACCGATGCTTCCGCTGTTTAAGGATATGTACGGGCTGAAAGGCTCCGTTATAGCCGCTGTTGACCTTATCAAGGGCATAGGTACATTTGCGGGCATGAACATAATCAACGTTCCCGGCGCAACAGGGTTCATCGACACCAATTTTGAAGGCAAGGCGGAATACGCCGTTAAAGCCTTTAACGAGTGCGACTATGTTTTTCTCCATGTTGAAGCCCCTGATGAGGCGGGACACATGGGCAGCATAGAGGAAAAAGTGCGCGCAGTGGAGAATATAAACGGCAGAATGCTTCCCATCCTGCTGGACGGACTTCGTTCCTTCGGCGACTACCGGATTCTGGTTACGCCCGATCATCCGACGCCCGTTAAAATCCGTACCCACGTCAATGAGCCCGTTCCGGCGATTATATACGGCTCCGGCGTGGAAGCCGACTCTAATATTGAGTATAATGAGTTTGTCAAGCCCGCTTTCTTCATGGAAGAAGGTTACAAAATAGCGCAGTATTTTCTGAAATCTGCCGTTATAAAGGGTTAA
- a CDS encoding aspartate kinase produces the protein MSLVVMKFGGTSVGSIERIKNVAKIIAKKKDQGHDVVVTSSAMSGETDRLIGLLKEIDKDYDLREYDALVSTGESASCPLVAQALISMGYKAVSLSGIQIGLETDHAHSKARIMKIDGSRIKKELAEGKICIVAGFQGYNPVTNDIATLGRGGSDTSAVAIAAAIKADVCEIYTDVDGIYTGDPRIVRKAKKLDKISYDEMLELASLGAKVLQSRSVEFGMNYNVDIMVLSSLEDKPGTLVTKEDDEMEQVVVRGVASDKNQAKITIKSVPDRPGIAATIFSRLAKEAINVDVIIQNVSTEGNTDLSFTVSKTDLSRSLTVCKETAKEIGAKEVLADEDIAKVSIVGVGMRSHAGVAAKMFEVLAANSINIQMITTSEIKVSCVVDEKFAELAVRVLHEAFVED, from the coding sequence GTGAGCCTTGTAGTGATGAAATTCGGCGGAACGAGTGTGGGTTCCATCGAACGGATTAAGAATGTTGCCAAAATTATCGCAAAGAAAAAGGATCAGGGGCATGATGTCGTAGTTACATCCTCCGCCATGTCCGGCGAAACGGACAGACTGATCGGTCTTCTCAAGGAAATCGATAAGGACTATGATCTGAGGGAATATGACGCACTTGTTTCCACGGGTGAATCCGCAAGCTGCCCCCTTGTTGCTCAGGCTCTTATCTCAATGGGTTACAAGGCCGTTTCTCTCTCCGGAATTCAGATAGGCCTGGAGACGGATCACGCTCACTCCAAAGCCCGCATAATGAAGATTGACGGCTCAAGAATCAAAAAAGAGCTTGCCGAAGGCAAGATCTGCATCGTGGCCGGATTTCAGGGCTACAACCCTGTTACCAATGACATAGCAACCCTCGGCAGGGGCGGTTCAGACACCTCCGCCGTTGCGATCGCAGCAGCTATTAAGGCTGATGTATGCGAAATATATACGGATGTTGACGGCATATACACCGGCGACCCCAGAATAGTAAGAAAAGCCAAAAAACTTGACAAAATCAGCTATGACGAAATGCTGGAACTTGCCTCCCTCGGCGCAAAAGTGCTTCAGTCAAGAAGCGTTGAGTTCGGCATGAACTATAATGTTGACATAATGGTGCTTTCATCCCTTGAAGACAAACCCGGAACTTTGGTTACTAAGGAGGACGACGAAATGGAGCAGGTAGTAGTTAGAGGCGTAGCAAGCGATAAAAATCAGGCGAAAATTACAATAAAAAGCGTACCCGACAGACCCGGCATTGCTGCCACAATTTTCAGCAGGCTGGCAAAAGAGGCTATCAATGTTGACGTTATAATCCAGAACGTCAGCACGGAAGGAAACACTGATCTTTCCTTCACCGTATCAAAAACCGACCTTAGCCGTTCGCTCACGGTTTGCAAAGAAACTGCAAAAGAGATAGGAGCGAAGGAGGTTCTGGCGGACGAAGACATCGCAAAAGTTTCAATAGTGGGCGTAGGCATGAGAAGCCACGCCGGTGTTGCCGCGAAGATGTTTGAAGTCCTTGCCGCAAACAGCATTAACATTCAGATGATAACCACAAGCGAAATCAAGGTATCATGTGTTGTTGATGAAAAATTTGCGGAACTCGCGGTTAGAGTTCTCCACGAGGCTTTTGTAGAGGATTAG
- a CDS encoding cache domain-containing protein, which produces MRNIFTSLTSVIFTCLLAAGLASAVPFALVFFNEYINTAEKLTEAERTKASEIKKAELKHDTELFAGYIRFLRESSEAKLRQRLSDAASKAYLITSDIYSEHGTKESRDRIIRLVSTPLFQLRFLNGSGYIFAVDREGKTLFSPFSADLRKKLDPQKLKEAVTDSEGFLNILSNKNGLSEAPPLFSKRIHVRYFRELDLYICSAIYFDDFEKDLMRSAADFASSLEAPEGEKLFIVSDAGVLLTGKNAGNNLMAVNDPQGRDVLNSHMETARRGGGFVKYTLNSYENGGTLSKISYVMPVEGWNWVIGKTAEIPSLTDTSTPFTANVNTVPVYSALFAACAGLFLIAAYLRFKIHSGFRKIEEYVSKSFETKTAEPEPLTDLPDEFRKLAETIRPLLAVLFDESRQKKEQKLFYSKITDSIPLGIYTKSIKNSHRFSIWNEAMTSMFGVPSSSAIGKTEDELRDEFPLLPVFRATDKDAELMKSFIITKETEVQTTKGKLIVTVTAIPVFNEKGDVETILGIVENKTSGRKLEKELTAKTAQLEELNHNLEEAIKAETEKRRKNEHLLFEQSKFTAMGQMINAIAHQWRQPINALGLYIQDFEDSFESGEMNMEYVKSMTESCMHLIVYLSKTIDDFRNFYAANEAKVRFNTAELVFESLGMITAKAEYANIELFVVMNSSEPVPVYGHMKTEDCKNTAYEAEGFPTEFKQVLLNIYHNAVEAISENKKSGKAPRTGTIVTRVIGGSRDVTVEIKDNGGGIPEDIMPDIFDPYFTTKEQGKGSGVGLYMCRTVIETNMGGKISARNEEDGAVFTITLPR; this is translated from the coding sequence ATGAGAAATATTTTCACCAGCTTGACGAGCGTTATATTTACGTGCCTTCTGGCGGCAGGGCTTGCATCTGCCGTGCCTTTTGCGCTGGTATTTTTTAACGAATACATAAATACAGCAGAGAAACTGACCGAAGCGGAAAGAACCAAAGCTTCGGAGATAAAAAAAGCCGAACTCAAGCATGATACCGAGCTTTTCGCAGGTTATATCAGGTTTCTGAGAGAAAGCAGCGAAGCAAAACTCAGGCAGCGTCTTTCTGATGCGGCATCAAAAGCTTACCTCATCACGTCTGACATATATTCCGAACACGGAACAAAAGAATCAAGAGACAGAATTATCAGACTGGTGAGCACTCCGCTTTTTCAGCTCCGTTTCCTGAACGGCAGCGGCTATATATTCGCCGTGGACAGAGAAGGGAAAACGCTGTTTTCGCCTTTTTCTGCCGATCTGCGTAAAAAGCTTGACCCGCAGAAACTGAAAGAAGCTGTCACAGATTCGGAAGGCTTTCTTAATATTCTCAGCAATAAAAACGGCCTGAGCGAAGCACCCCCGCTTTTTTCCAAGAGGATTCATGTCCGTTATTTCAGAGAACTGGATTTGTACATCTGCTCCGCCATATATTTTGACGACTTTGAGAAGGATCTGATGCGCAGTGCCGCCGATTTTGCGTCCTCTCTGGAAGCACCGGAAGGGGAAAAGCTTTTCATAGTGTCTGATGCCGGAGTACTGCTCACGGGGAAGAATGCCGGGAATAATCTTATGGCAGTCAATGACCCGCAGGGCAGAGATGTGCTCAACAGTCATATGGAAACTGCCCGCAGAGGCGGCGGATTTGTGAAATACACCCTGAACAGCTATGAAAACGGGGGAACACTCAGTAAAATATCCTATGTTATGCCTGTGGAGGGCTGGAACTGGGTGATAGGCAAGACAGCCGAGATCCCATCATTAACAGACACGTCCACGCCTTTTACAGCAAACGTAAATACGGTTCCTGTGTACTCCGCCCTTTTTGCCGCCTGCGCAGGCCTGTTTCTGATCGCAGCTTACCTCAGATTTAAAATACACAGCGGCTTCAGAAAGATTGAGGAATATGTGAGTAAATCCTTCGAAACAAAAACAGCAGAGCCGGAACCACTCACGGATTTACCGGATGAATTCAGAAAACTGGCTGAAACTATCCGTCCTCTTCTGGCAGTTCTATTTGATGAAAGCAGACAAAAGAAAGAACAAAAGCTCTTCTACAGCAAAATAACAGACAGCATCCCATTGGGCATCTATACAAAAAGCATAAAAAACAGCCACAGGTTCTCCATCTGGAACGAAGCCATGACTTCCATGTTCGGCGTACCATCCTCCTCAGCAATCGGCAAAACAGAGGATGAACTCAGGGACGAGTTTCCCCTTCTCCCCGTTTTCCGCGCAACGGACAAAGATGCGGAACTGATGAAAAGCTTCATCATTACCAAGGAGACTGAGGTTCAGACCACTAAAGGGAAATTAATAGTCACCGTTACCGCCATTCCCGTTTTCAATGAAAAAGGCGATGTTGAAACCATTCTCGGCATTGTGGAAAACAAAACATCCGGCAGGAAGCTTGAGAAAGAGCTGACTGCCAAAACAGCCCAGCTTGAGGAGCTTAATCATAACCTTGAGGAAGCAATAAAGGCCGAGACGGAAAAACGCAGGAAAAACGAGCACCTTCTCTTTGAGCAGTCAAAATTCACTGCTATGGGGCAGATGATAAACGCAATAGCCCACCAGTGGAGGCAGCCGATAAACGCTCTGGGGCTTTACATTCAGGACTTTGAAGACTCCTTTGAAAGCGGCGAAATGAATATGGAATATGTGAAAAGCATGACGGAAAGCTGCATGCACCTGATTGTTTATCTCTCTAAAACCATTGACGATTTCAGGAACTTCTACGCTGCAAATGAGGCGAAAGTGCGTTTCAACACCGCAGAGCTTGTATTTGAAAGCCTCGGAATGATCACAGCGAAGGCGGAATATGCCAACATCGAACTTTTTGTCGTTATGAACAGTTCCGAGCCGGTGCCTGTTTACGGACATATGAAAACGGAAGACTGTAAAAATACGGCATACGAGGCGGAAGGCTTCCCCACCGAATTCAAGCAGGTTCTGCTGAACATTTATCACAATGCAGTGGAAGCCATATCAGAAAACAAAAAATCAGGCAAGGCACCGAGAACAGGAACAATTGTCACCCGCGTAATCGGCGGCAGCCGGGACGTGACCGTGGAAATAAAAGATAACGGCGGCGGCATACCTGAGGACATAATGCCTGATATATTTGACCCCTATTTCACCACCAAGGAGCAGGGAAAAGGCTCCGGCGTGGGTCTCTACATGTGCCGCACGGTAATTGAAACCAATATGGGCGGAAAAATATCTGCCCGGAATGAAGAGGACGGCGCAGTTTTCACCATCACCCTTCCCCGCTGA